Genomic DNA from Mixophyes fleayi isolate aMixFle1 chromosome 7, aMixFle1.hap1, whole genome shotgun sequence:
TGGGTTTGTATTTCATGCTTATTGAAATAAGTGAACTGAGTATGTGCAGAAGGAGCGTGGTTCTTTTAGACAAGCAACAATCTCTTGCCCAATTGATGTAAATGCTCTGAGTGCAccacattacccccccccccccccctgtcccctATTTACGTAATCCGCTGTGTGAGTGAGGATAGAGGTGCTGCTTGATTAAAAGAGCCGCAACTCCATCTGTGTTGTTAACGATGTAAGACCTTCCTTAGAGGTAGAACTAAACCCAGCTAAAAGGGGAAATTTTTGcatcttgacaaaaccatgttgagctgctgggtggggaagggggggcataTTCATAGTAGGTGTATCCTAGGTTAATTCTAAATTGTAATCTTACAATATAGCTGTCCTGAatttgtgggctacatgcaaaagcagaaaTTGTTTTCCTTGCAAGGACAAACAGAATTGCATTAGTACcccattgaaacatggtttgtccagttgCACTTTTGCTCTAAGTGAGGCTCTTTCTGGGTTAGATACagaattttattttgtaaaatcaaTAATACAAGAGTGTTATTCAAACTGTGTGGGACCCATAGCACACGTTTTATCTGGCCATTACCACATCCCAAAAGTCAACTACCACCCAGGATTTGCTTCATCCCAATGGCACATTTATTGCTGTGCATATTTAGCAATTAGACATAGTCTGCTTTTAAAGGGCCTGACCACCTCTGGATAGTGcccttctttttttcccccacccCCTCGTGTAGCAGTTATTTCTTGTGTTATAAAAGTTTTGCACTTTTATTAGTTCACATTTGCAAATACTAATGTATTGTAAGTTTGGGTTTCTATTGTCTTTTTTGTGGTGGTGGTCAGATATAGTGTTGCTATACAGATTTACCATAACTGTGGAGCCCTCGTCCTTTGCACTGGAAATCAAGTACTCACAGAGTCCATTTTGGAGTAGGTTGGAAATAGAGCCCTATGTCTCCTATGAGGGACACTGGGACTTTCATCAACATAGAAGCGTGATGACGGGACCAATGATTTTAATTGCAGCATACTTCAAAACTGGGCCTACTTTGTGGGGTCTGATTTCTTCCCAGTGACCTCTACAACTCAGATAAGAATAAGCAAGGGTGTGAGGATTTGTTTGTAGAACTTTCCACTCAAAAggtggaattattttttaaaatgtaaatgaaatgtaATCACAACCTCTTGTCTGCACATCAGGAGCCTGTACTGTCCGTCCTGCACCGCCTCCCGCGGTGAATGGGCCTCGCCCCAGCCCCGCCCTGCCAGCATCTCATTATCAGCTGCATGGGAGAGCCAGGACGCCCCTCCCCACCCCTAAGAACCCGGCACTGCTTGTCACCAAGAAGATAGTGGACCGAGCCATCAGCTTGCAGAAGAGGGTAATATGTTAACTATCCAGCTGTGAACACTTTATAACCTACAATACAGAACACAATATAACGTCATTTATCTTGTTGGTTTGTAGGTGATATCTCAGAATGGAGCTCAGCTTCTGAATCACGGAGGTCAGTACCCACTTGCTGCATCGCTTACCAGCCACCAAAATGCTGCCAGGCCAGTAGCCAAACCAAGCACTAAGGTATGCCAAACTAGAGAGGACCCTGTGCGTGTTTACTTTGTGGGCAGTGGGATTACTGAGTGTGTAACAAGGGTTTACTGAGGGTGTGCCCGGTGATGTGCACCCAATTACACAACATCCATTCATTGGCAACATTTCGCCAGGTGTAATGATCAAAAACAGCATGAACAAGGGCTCTCTCAGATAATAAGTCAGTAATAAAAACAAACCGTATGTGTTAAACATCCAACAATATTTCCACTGAAATAGACTCTGCGTTCAGTAGTATGCAAATTAAATCAACTTCTTTCTCCAGAACCGAATCATAAAGTATAAACATTAACATAGTCTAATAACTAGTGTGCAATAAAATCACAACCTGTATGGAAAACATTTCTCCTTTACCAACACAGCTGTGTGTATTTAACAGGATAAAAGATCCATAGTGAAATGTGGAAGCCAAAAATTGGGACGACTGCAAAAATCCTGGTGAATCCCCTTTCTGATTGCACTCATATGAATTAAACAGCATATAAAAGAGAGATATACAGTATTTGCTGCCTGACATTCAGTTCAAGACCGTGCAATGACAAAGGGGATTCACCATGATTTTTGGATTGTTTATTTTGTCTTGTTGAGTACACGCATGTGTACTTAACAGTGCATCCAGATATCTTGTAATGGTATTGTTGGTATAACACGTTTGTTACTACAGGGTATTGTGTTTCTAtttgtttattctttttattatgttGTCTGAAGAAGTCGATTCATTGCATATGGGTTTGAAGAAATAAAAAGTTGATCGCAGAGTTATACCACAAGGTTTCATTTACATACTACTGAACAtggagatcattccagtggaAACACTGACGGACGTTTATCACATTGTTGGTACCAGCGATGGACAACCTCTTGTTCTTCATCCAACCTTTAGCAAGGCAGAgattaaaatgtgcggacagatttagagttggttgAGGGCGTGGTCTAGCTCAGCTCTAAATtgctgtgtgaaaataaagctgaccagtgtttgtgcgctacatgaaaatgcagccagtattttccttgcatgcaaaagaTAAATGCATTTGCGACCCCTTGCGtcgcaacatggtttgttcaggggCACGGTTTTTCCTTCGCTCTCCTCCTAACTAGAAGCGCCCTTGGTTTTTTGGCGAGCTACTGCTCTCTGCATTCCTTACTGGTTGAGAGCATAGAGAGCATTGAGGGATACGAAACGTTAGGAGATTACATTTactttttcaaataaatattatggACATTCTGGTTCTTTTTCTGTCCTCCAGTTGAAAGACGTGAGCACGCAGACAGCGCCCTCCTTCCCTCCGGCAGCGCCAGAAGCTAACGTGAAGCAGTTGGACTCTATACGGGGGGAACTTCACAGACTGACGCAGGTCATGCAGACTCTAATAGAGAGGCAGAGCCGGTGGGAGCAGGAACAGCTGAGGCAACGACAGTGCAACCACCAGGAGGTGCTCTCCCAAATCCAACAGCTGGGCGCCACTCTGGTGGGAAAGCTTTCTCAGAACTGTGTGCCATTCAGTGCCCACGAGACAGAGCCTCCGCTCCCtgattttggacatttcaagatGGAGCTTTTGTGAAGGAGCAGTTGCATCATACCCGTGCCGAAACCGCTCCCTGGAAATGACATTCTGCCTGAGTGctgggaagaagacagaagaagctTGTGATTGGAGTTATATATAACGGCACTATGctaaatacacaatatataaagTCTCCAAACTACCGAGACTCCatggttgaaaaagagggataggctgcgcttcctccaaatatatgaagcagccaaatgcgaacctgagagtgtgtgggggacccctaaactcccaacaatgttagatacgtataaaaatagtcaggttctgggcgcttgtaaaggaaagatatatcaatttaatatggataggtccacaatacgctccggccggaacgagacagcttagatgtgttaaacaattaacatgcatcaattgacactgccgaaaacaatgataatggtaaaaaacactataaactcagtgtgattgaaaatatggttagagtgcacttgcaagctactaaatatgaaatgacaattggtatgaaccgcaaaaagggaatgtaaggaaatataatgtccagagttgtaaaataaaatgttggtgatgatgaaaaatgcaagcaaaaatgaaattggtagccgttactcacatgaagcagggatgtctggctgtctataatgcagacaggcacttagtagcggtcccagagtctgtgctgatgaggttagatataacgttgatttcaatgataaaaagcacccagcagaatgccaattattaaaacaagaatgaggaagaaagttcttctagttcctaaagggaaatcctctccttgttgaaagaaaaaatgatcccgctcaaatagcgtgtgcacgctgcgggatatcttcgtgttgagattaaatgtatggatatcaaaatgcctccaatgatggacaggtacccagcagaatataggtggtgatgatccaaatgtagtcctcctaatccccaacgtagtctctctctttctcataaagttgaggctaaacaggggaagcggtagtgccgctacggatgagcgcatacacgctacaggctggtctccgatgtggatgtctgtatatggtaatgtaagatgctagcatgctagtaagttgaataaaactgagttgagggacagtctccaacgcgtttcgcccggtggcaatggccagtgggcttcctcagggatagtaatgtccaactggtcttcctagccagtttttaaagagatccggatgtgccaatcagccaagaggcaatggagtaattaagtaattagtgaataaatctgagtactggtgattgcacaacaatccaacaggcatgatggaaaaaaacaaaagaaaacgatagtgcactagttgcaaaacaaaaaagagcatgtttgaacatatatagaaaaatatatataaatagatctggttgcataaatattaattggtgatgtacatggtatatatatgaaatgaacaaaaataaataaaaaaaaaataaaaaaaaaataaaaataaaaataaataaaaataaaaataaaaataaaaataaaaataaaaaataataaaaaaaataataaaaaaaaataataaaaaaaataataaaaaaaaaaaaaaataaaaaaaaaaaaaaaaaaaataataaaaaaaaaaaaaaaaaaaaaaaaaaatataaatataaaaataaaatataaaataataataataaaaaaaaaaataaaaataataaaaaatatatatatatataaaaataataataataaaaaaaataataataataaaaaaaaaaaaaaaattataaaaataaataaataaatgaaataaaaaaataaataaataaataaaaaaaaaaaaaaaataaaaaaaaaaatagaagtataaaaataaaaataaagtgggaatatggtatagctagcatattattcccattgtatcaatgtgtataaggataaatatagtggatacattatgagtggagaaaataacccaggtcaaaatccacattcaatccttttgggatcagggttttaagattaaaaatccatctcgcctcttcttttgaaatgagggaaatgaaatctccacctctccaaggTTTATGAACTTTACATATTCCTAAAAACTGAAGTTTAGTGTGGTCGTGGTTATGATGTTTAAGAAAATGAGATGATACGGTATGATTATCTAACTGATTGGTGATGTTGCGAAGGTGCTCTGAAATTCTAACATGAAGTTTCCGGATAGTGCGCCCTACATATTGTAGTCCACACGGGCACTCCAACAGATAAACCACACCCATAGTATCAcaggtgattttggttttgatctgaAAGGAGTCACCTGTTGTATGAGAGTGGAAGTTGGTGATGGGCTTTGTTCCCTTATGATTAATAGTTTTGCAAGCATGGCacctattgcaataataaaagccCCCACTTTTCTCTTCCAGCCAACTCTGTTGGCCTTTTTCTGCAGTTGTTTTTGGAATGCAGCACTTGACGAGCTTAGTGTTAAGCGAATCTGATTTTCTATAAATGATCCTTGGATGTCCGGGAAGGATGTCCTTCAGATGCTCATCCATGCGTAATATGTGCCAATGCTTCCTTACAATTCTTTCAAGTTCTTTATGATTGGAATTGTATTTTGTGATGAGGGCCGGTGGTAAAGGATTTGAAATGTCCTTATTTACTTTTGATGGAAGTAAGGTGGCTCTGTCCGTGTCTCTAACTTGTTCGAATGCTTTATGTATTTCAACATCATTATACTCTCTTTCAAGGAATCTAGTCTTCAAAACCTCAGATTGTTCCTCATATAGTGCCAGATTAGAGCAATTCCGTCTGATTCGAGAGAACTGTCCTTTTGGTATATTAGTGAGCCATCTCTTCAAATGTCCACTAGATGCTGGGATGTACGAATTACAATCTACAGGTTTCAGATAAgttttagtttgtatacaattGTCGACGATAGAAATGTCCAAATCTAAAAACTCAACTCTGGTATCACTAAACTGAGCGGTAAATTTGAGGTTGAGATCGTTCGTATTTAGATATTTAAGAAATTCTTGGAGTGTGTCCACATTACCGGTCCATATACATAGCACATCGTCTATGTATCTGTACCATCCAAGAATGTGTGAACTATATGGGTTGTTATGCCAAATGGTAAGATTTTCCCAATGggccatgaacaggttcgcgtaactgggcgcgaacTTCGCGCCCATCGCAGTCCCACGAACCTGCTCATAGTATCCTCCATtgaaccaaaaatagttgtgatgTAATGTAAATTCAATAGCTTGCATGATAAACTGTATCTGATCAGTCGGGATACTTGTTTCTGTTGTGAGAATATGCTGGACATGCTCACAGCCTGTCTCATGGTCAATGATGGTATAGAGTGAACAGACGTCACATGTCATAAGTAAATATCCAGTTtgccaaattatattttgtaaaatctgTAAGACATGACCAGTATCACGGAGGTAACTCCTCTGTGTGATAACTGCGGGTTGTAAAAAAGTGTCAATGTAACTAGAGAGGTGTGTAGTAAGTGAATCAATCCCAGATATGATTGGTCGGCCAGGTGGGTGAGTGATGGATTTGTGGATTTtgggtatacagtatataaccgGTAGTCGTGGATGTTGAGTGCTTAGAAACTGATGTTCTGCTTTGGTCAAAATACCTTGTTGGAGAGCTCTATTGAGAAGTACAGTGAGTTCTGCTTTATACTTCTGAGTGGGATCCCCCAATAATTTTCTATAAGTGGAGGTATCGTTTAGCTGGCTCTCTATCTCCAAAAGATATGAAGATTGATCCAGGAGGGTAATTCCAccccccttatctgctggtttgaTAACTAGATTTTTGTTGGATTGTAGATCTTTTAGAGCTCCTCTTTCCGGTTTGGTGATATTGTAAATTCTGTTCCTTGGCTGAATGTTGAGTTTGTCAAGATCATTCTCCACTAACTTCTGGAAGGTCTCTAAATATGGACCCTTGCAGTGTGTGGGAAAGAAGGTAGACTTAGGTTTTAGTTGAGTGTGATGATATAAAGTGGAAATGTCATCTTTGTTAGACAGATTAGTTCCTGAAACAGATGGATGGGCAAGGAAAAACTTCTTTAGTGTGAGATTTCTGATGAATTTATGCAAGTCTATATAAGTCTCAAACTTGTTGAGTGGTCTATTGGGGGCAAATTTAAGGCCTTTACTTAGTAGATCCATTTGAGGTTTGGTTAGTGTTTGACTACTCAGATTAAATATACCTCTAGCTCCTATATTGGGCTCTGTATTGCATTCCGtggatttttctgtattttggttttgggccTTGCTCCTTCTCTCTCTACTGACCTTAGATCCTCCTCGTTTTCCTCTCGTGATGATGatctttcctttctctttctgATGCTTTTTGGACTTGGAGGTGTATCCTGGATTCCTTGGGCTAGTTCTAAAAAATGCTCAATGAAATCATCTGCATCAGGTTCTTCAGGTTCAATTTCTCCC
This window encodes:
- the LOC142097539 gene encoding uncharacterized protein LOC142097539, with the protein product MGRLNDQAKHRIVVLRKAGLSFRKIKKVLELDNIKVTPQAIYLFLKRKNIEPERSSGPPQSSTTKGQPWEQAQLWNLLQENGGQSNDQGTQAHKVGQTASDVRQQDEKGEGIKIVSVTSLSKGNPSLEPPTSAPRSVPQGQTVPETRACTVRPAPPPAVNGPRPSPALPASHYQLHGRARTPLPTPKNPALLVTKKIVDRAISLQKRVISQNGAQLLNHGGQYPLAASLTSHQNAARPVAKPSTKLKDVSTQTAPSFPPAAPEANVKQLDSIRGELHRLTQVMQTLIERQSRWEQEQLRQRQCNHQEVLSQIQQLGATLVGKLSQNCVPFSAHETEPPLPDFGHFKMELL